The region GAACTTGCAGTTCGACCTGATAGCGAGTTTGTAATGTGGTGGCTGCCCAATGCAAATAGTTCAAAGCATCAGGGCTACCAGACCAAAGATAGAAGTGAACGGTTTGACCTTTGGCTTTTTCTGCGATGTCAGACCAAGGTGCAGCGTGCCCGGGAAACGTCAATAGGAGCACTAGCCATAGACAGGTGGCTCGGATTCTTTCCCACATGGCAACTCCTTTTGGTGTGGTGGGTAACAGTACTAACGTGATAAACATACTTGCCCTTTGGGCATATGTGATTAGTATGTGCCATAGCGTAGAGTTTGGGCAATATGGAGCATATAAATGAGAAGTGAATAAAAAAAGCAGCCGTCGGCTGCTTTTTATTGACTGGCTTAGGTGAACAGGGACATCTAAGCAAAATAGGAAAGTTGGCTACTTTTTGGCAACTTCTTTAAATTCTAGGGTGTGTACGTCGTTTTTCAGGGTCAACACGTTTTCTTTCAACGTGACTTTGTTCCAGTCGCCTAGGCTTTGTTGTACCGAGAACTCACTGTCCATTACATCACCGATGCACATTTTCATGGTCATCGACATTTTCTCAATACGGAATTGGTTGTTTTTCTTCAGTTCACCTTGACCAAAGAAGTCGTTACAGCCAGCGTTTCCGCTTGCCATCATCTTCTCACTAAATTGAAGGAATGGAGTGCTATTACGTGGATCAGGTTTAACAGCTTGGTCATCGATTTTAACCAGTTGCCAGCGGTGACCTTCGAGGTCTTTAGCGGTGATAGGGGCATCGCCGTGATTGGCACAACCACTCAAAACAAGCGCACCGACCGTTGCGGCCAGCAATGATTTTGAACTAAGCTTCATAGTAATTCACTCCAAATTCAGGCAATGTTGACCAGTATATGCACTTAGTCAGATAGTTTGTCAGTGTATCGTTATGGTTTGATCTTTTCATGACGCAAGGCTGATGTTCACCAGACAGTCGCCAACAATTGATGACCTATGAGCAGATAACATTATGGAACAGCTAGAATTTTTTACAGTCCCAAGCCCTTGCGTCGGCGTGTGTACCGTTGATGATAAAGGCTATTGCCAAGGCTGTATGCGTAAGCGAGAAGAGCGGTTCAATTGGTTAACTATGACGCCAGCTCAACAGCTTTATGTCATCAAATTATGCAAACAACGTTATCGCCGTAAAGTATCACAAAGTCAGTCTCAGCCCGAGAAAACTAATCAATCAGACAGTCCGCAACAAGAGTTATTTTAAATTTTTGGGCGAGTATCAAATTTTGCTCTAGAGGAAGGAAAACGCTAGGGGAGAGATGGAGACCGCCATCATTACATGGCGGTCATATAATTTATTCTGCAGGGTTCCAGCGATCGCTTACCCATCCACCCACGTTTTCGTCAAAATGCACTCCAGCGAACTGCACTTTGGGTTCTGCGTGTTGTACACGAGCGTCAGGGTTAGTGATGATTTGGAAGATGTAATCCGCCATTGGATCGGTATGTACGGTTTGTGTGCGGGTTGCCACTTCTTTGATCATCTGTAAGCGATAGGTTTTGCTGGCGCGTTTCATTTCATTAACCTCCGAGTTTATTGCAGCGAGTAGATCAAAGTTAGAACTGTCACTAGGGAAGGTCAACACAAGCGCTGGGGTATATTTTCTAATGCGTAAAGCGTTAATAATCGCGATGAAACACCGAAAAATGGGGAATGTCAGATGAATTTTGGGTCGATAAAGGCATCACTAGCGGTGAAAACCTCACCAATTTGGTGAGTTCGTTAGCTAAATTGCACTGATTTAATGCAATCAATGGCACTGAATAATGCTGTTATACCATAGGTTGGATTACAATTTGATAACACGAGATGCCAAATGTCACAATACTTTTTTGGCAGCGGAAGGAAAATGTGTGGGAGTGTTGGCATTTTTGAGCCGATTTTCCAAACAAAAGAAAATCGGCTCAAGGAGATATGTCGGATTAGAACAATAGGTTATACAAGATAGCCGACACTGCTAATGCACCCGTAAAGAGAATAAAGTAGGTGCTCATATGATGGCGATATTGCTTAAGTCCCGGCACTTTAAACACCGCTAACATTGGCATTAAGAACAAAATCATCGCAATTACCGGGCCAGAAAGTGCTTCCATCATGCCTAGAATACTTGGGTTCATAACGGCAGCTATCCAAATTGAGACAAACAAAATGGCAATACCCAACTTGTCAGCGACTTTAGCGTTGAGGTTAAAGTGTTTACCCAGCAAGCCATTGATGCTCTCTCGAGCGCCAAGGAAATGCCCTAAGAACGATGAGGTAATGGCCACAAACGCCACAAGTGGACCTAAACTCGCAATAAACGGATTATCCGTTACGTTCGCTAAGTAAGTCAGCACGGAAATGTTTTGTGCTTTTGCTTGTGCAAGCTCAGCTGGTGACAGTGAAAACACACATGAGAAAACAAACAGCAGGACAAAGATGATCAGCAGTACGCTGGTGTTACGCAAAATCTGTTCAGATTTTTCAACCGCTTGACGACGGTAATGACGACGCTGTGTGTTGGCAAAACTGGAAATCGCCGCCGCATGACTAAATGAGAACACGACTACCGGTATCGCTAACCAAACGGTACGTCCGAAATCGCCCCAAGCAGGCATGGCCAGTGTTGGTGCATGCCAGTAAGGAATCAGATAGAACGAGAGTGCAAGTAAGGTTGCTGCTAATGGATATACCATTGCGGCAAATGCCCTTAACATCAGTTTCTCACCGCCAAGCATGATGGCAATCAGCACAAAAATCATTGAACCGGACAAGAGCCAACGCTCAGGAGAAGCGAATCCTGCTTGATTCACTAGAAAGCTGTCAACCGTGTTGGTCAGGCCCACACCATAAATAAGCAGAATGGGAAAGATCGACAAAAAGTACAGCCATGAGATCAAACGTCCAGCTTTAGGCCCAAAGTGTTCATCCACCACATCGGTAAAGTCGGTAGGCTCTTGCTTCGATGACAAGACAAACCGCGCTAAACCGCGGTGCGCCAAATAGGTCATAGGGAAGGCAATAAGGGCCATGATAATTAATGGCCAAAAGCCACCAATACCTAAGTTAATGGGTAAAAAGAGAATACCTGCTCCCACGGCTGTGCCAAATAGGCTAAGTAGCCAATGAGTGTCGTGTTTTGTCCAAGTACTACTCTGAGTTTGAGTTACGCTAAAGCTAGTGGTTTCTTGAGATTCTTTCACTGATATACCGCTAATTGTGAAATTTAATGCGGGCGATACTACTCCTTTCAGAATATATGGTCATATTGGAAACCCAGTTAGAATCACTGTGATAAAAAAGTATCTCTTCCCTCAAAAACCTGTTTTCTCCATAAAAGCAGTGTTTACTTTCGATTTTTAACTTAAAATTAGAATAATAAACCAAATTTTTACAACAAATCAGAATTCAAGAGTTTGTCTATTTGTTGTACATGGAGATTTTTACCCTGTTGGTATGTGGGGGAGAGTCTCGAGGGCGTGGAGAAACTATCAGAAGGGAAGAGCGAATAAAAAGCCAACAGCGCCATAAGGAACTGTTGGCTGGAAGGTTTACTGCTCGTCTTTGGTTGGACGTTTGTTCTTAGGTACGTAATTCAAAATGGAAATTGGCACTGGCTTTTTCGGAGTAAAACCTTCCACTTCACGACGTTCTAAAAGATGACCTAGGCGACTTTCAATCATGCATAAGTTTTTAAAGTTATCTTTAGAAACTAAAGAGATAGCTTCACCTTTTGCATCCGCACGACCTGTTCGACCAATTCGGTGAATGTACTCATCGGCTGGGAAAGGCAAGTCGTAGTTGATGACGCGTTCTAGTTGGTCGATATCGATACCGCGCGCACCCACACCTGTCGCGATTAAGTAGGCAATCTCACCGGCTTTAAATTGCTCAAGTAACTGATTACGTACTGCTTGGCTGCGTCCGCTATGGAAGGCTTCTGCATGGATGCCACGTTTCGCTAGCTGATCTGACAGTTTGGCCGCACCATGTTTGGTTTCAATGAAAATCAACGCTTGTTTCCATTGGTTCTCTTTAATGAGGTGACTCAGTAGTGCCGATTTTGTGTCCTTATCGACAGTGATGATCCATTGTTCGATATTTGACTTAGAGGCGTCTTTGGCAGCAATACTGATTTCGTGAGCATCATGTACCGCTGATTTAGCGAGATCACGGACTTTATTCGAGAGGGTTGCGGAGAAAAGCAGTTGTTGAATCTGTTCAGGCAAGCGATCCAGAATCTTGTTGATATCGTCGATAAAGCCCATATCCAGCATACGGTCTGCTTCATCTAAAACCACGGTTTCCACTTCCTCAAAATGCACCGCATGTTGACCGTACAGATCAAGTAGACGACCTGGTGTTGCCACCAAAATATCGCGGCCTTCGATCAGCGCTTGCTTTTGACTTTTATCATCTACACCACCGAACGCTGCCATTCCTTTTAGTGAGGTGAAAAGGCAATAATCGTCGATCGATTTTGCCACTTGGAGGGCTAACTCACGAGTGGGTACTAAAATCAGCGCACGAACGCGTTTCTTACGTTGGGTTTCACCTTGACGTAAGCGTTCGATGATTGGCAGCAAATAGGCAGCGGTTTTACCTGTACCGGTTTGCGACGCAGCAATCACATTTTTGCCCGCTAGAATCGGTGGAATCGCTTGATTCTGAATGCGAGTTGGTTTTGGGTAATTCAGTGCTTTAAGCGCTTGAATTACATTTTGGCTTAAGCCAAGTTGTTCAAAAGACATAACATGCTCAATAAGTAGAATCCGCGTTAGCGGAGATCACATCAACCGATACCTACGTTTTATCAAGGTGTTACCGAGCCAATGTGAGTGGATACATAATAAGGTGTCGCTATTGGCGGCGACTATATCATATCTCCTCGGCTGTACTGAATAAAAGCGCACACTTGCCCACAAAAATGCTTCTAAATGGAGCGTATTCTTTTGGACTAACTTACCAAAAAGTGAGCTACCCACTTTTTTGTGGGTTATTGCTGTTTATACTAACTAAGAGTTAGTATGTGTTCAGTTGGTTAGGAAAAATGACTTTTTCTCGACCTGTAACGAAAAAAGAATAGGGGTTTTTTACATGAGTAATACCGTCGTTGTTTATTTCTCAGGATATGGTCACACAAAAAAAGTGGCTGAGTATGTAGCTAAAGGCGCCAATGCAAAGCAGATTGCGATCAGTGCTGAAGGCGATATTACCGATGCTGACTGGGATACTTTGAATGCGGCTGATGCCATCATTTTTGGTGCGCCAACTTATATGGGTAACTACCCATGGCAATTCAAAAAATTTGCTGATGCATCGTCTAAAATTTGGTTTAACCAAGGCTGGAAAGACAAAGTATTTGGTGGTTTTACTAACAGCGCTAGCCTAAATGGCGACAAACAAGTGACGATGATTGCGCTACAAACTCTTGCCTCTCAACATGGTGGTGTTTGGGTTAGCCTAGGTTTGCCACCTTCAAACACACTTGCTGCAACTCGCCAAGATGTGAATAACTTAGGGGCTTCTGTTGGCGTATTGGTTCAATCTCCATCTGATGCGGGTGACGATGCGATTCCTGCGGGCGATTTAGAAACTGCTCGTTTGTATGGTGAACGTGTTGCTGCTGTTGCTGCTCGTTTAAAATAGGCACAGTTGTTTTACCTACGCCAATCGCCAAAGGTGCAAGCTATGCAATATCACCTTAACAGGTGTGACCATTAAAAATCAGAGCCGATGCATTGCATCGGCTTTTTCATCTCTATTGCTGCCTATCTGAATCCCACTCATTCTCTATCTGAGTCAATTTTAGAAATTTTGAACTGGTACTGAGTCATCTTAGAAAAAAAGATCGCTGGCTACTTTGTCAGGCTGTTTTATTAAGTTTTTGCTCGGTGATTTTGGCTTTAATCACTCTCATGATGAATGAGGATTATCGCCAATGAAAACAGTGATAGCTATTGACCTTGGAGCGTCCAGTGGCCGTGTAATGGCTGGCCATTTCTCTCAAGGAAAAATCAGTCTAGAGGAAGCGCATCGCTTCCCAAACCAGCAAGTAATCCGCGATGGACACAGCTGTTGGGACCTCTATTCCATTCTGGAAGAGATCAAAGTTGGGATTAATAAGGTAGTCGCAACGTACCCCGACGTGTGCTCTTTAGGGATTGATACATGGGGCGTCGACTTCGTACTGCTCGATCAATTCGGTACTCACCTTGGGGAGTTTGTGAGTTACCGCGATGCACGCACGCAAGGCGTTGGCGCAGCCATGCAGCAACATCTTAGTGCCAATGACATTTACGCAATCAGTGGCATTCAATTTCTCTCTTTCAACACCATTAATCAGCTCAAAGCGATCGTCGATAGTCAGCCTCAATGGTTGGACAAGGTCGATACCTTGCTGTTTATTCCCGACTACCTCAACTACAAATTGTGTGGGGTTAAACATTGTGAATACACCAATGCATCGACCAGCCAATTGCTCGATTGTGCGCAGAAAACATGGAGCGTTGAGTTAATTAACGCCTGTGGTGCAAAAGCACAATGGTTTTTGCCACCGCAAATGCCTAATCGCTTGATTGGTCAGTATCAGCTAGGTGATGTCACTATCCCTGTTTGTTCGGTTGCCAGTCATGATACCGCTTCTGCGGTTGCGGCTACGCCACTGCATAACAGTGAAACAGCCTATTTAAGCTCGGGTACTTGGTCTTTGATCGGTATTGAAAGCTTAACACCATGCCTTAGCGAGAAAGCGTTTAGTTACAACCTCACTAATGAAGGGGGAGTGGACGGGCGCTATCGCGTGCTAAAAAACATCATGGGCCTTTGGCTTATCCAACGGATTAAAGCAGAAAATCCATCACTGACGTTTAGTGATATTAAGTTGCTTGCTCAGAATGCAACGCCGTTTGCGTTCATTCTCAATCCCAACGACGACCTATTCCTCAATCCTACATCGATGACGCAAGCGATCAAACAGTGGTTTGAAGATCGTCAGCAAGCGGCTCCGCAAACTCTTGCTCAGATAGTGCGCTGTATCTATGACAGTCTCGCACTGGCTTACAGCGATGCACTGACACAACTGAGTGATGTGCTCGGCAAACCCATTCAAGAGCTGCGCATTGTTGGCGGTGGCACGCAGGATAATCTGCTCAATCAATTGTGTGCAGACGTGTGTGAAATCCCGGTTTCTACTGAACCCACTGAAGCCTCTGCATTAGGCAATGTCATTAACCAATTTATCGCGTTGGATGTGATCTCATGCTTGGAGGAAGGACGACAAATTATCGATTCCTGCTCCGACGTGAAACGTTATCAACCAACACCTATCCCTCAATTACAACAAATCAAAATGCAGTATCAACTGCTGAAATGAACCAAGGTGAAACAATGAAAGAAGAATACATTACCTCAGCATATCGCGCTGCCCAAGCGCGCTTTCAAGAGCTCGACGTTGATACCGAAGCGGCCATGGCGCAACTCGCTCAAACTCCAATTTCGATGCACTGTTGGCAAGGCGATGATGTACGTGGCTTTGAATCCCCTGATGTGGCATTAAGCGGCGGTATTCAAACCACAGGGAATTACCCTGGTGCAGCCAAAACCCCAGCTCAACTGCGCGCCGATATGGAACAAGCGTTTGCGATGATTCCAGGGAAAAAACGCATCAACTTGCATGCTATTTATCTCGATTGTGAAGAGAAAGTCGAACGTGACCAACTTGAACCTAAACACTTTGCGTCTTGGGTCGAGTGGGCTAAACAGCAGAAAGTTGGCTTGGATTTTAACCCAACACTCTTTTCACATCCGCTGGCTGATGATGGCTTTACCTTGTCTCATCCTGATGAAAAGGTAAGGCAGTTCTGGATTGATCACGTCAAAGTGTGTCGCAAAATCTCCGCCTATTTTGGTAAAGAGTTAGGCACGCCTTCTGTCATGAATATCTGGATTCCTGATGGCATGAAAGACCAAACTTTTGACCGTTTGGCACCTCGTCAACGCTTACTGGCTGCGCTGGATGAAGCCATCTCTGAAAAGATTGACACCAAATATCATATCGATGCGGTGGAAAGCAAACTGTTTGGTATTGGCGCTGAAGCTTACACCGTTGGCAGTAACGAGTTTTATATGGGTTATGCAGCCACACGTGGCACGGCTTTGTGTCTGGATGCAGGCCATTACCATCCTACCGAAGTGATCAGTGACAAAATTTCCGCGTGTTCACTTTATATCCCTCACTTGCTGCTGCATGTGACTCGTCCCGTACGCTGGGACTCTGACCACGTGGTTGCTTTCGATGATGAAACTCAAGCCATTATGCGCGAAATCGTACGTAACCAACTGCAAGACCGCGTTTCGATCGGTTTGGACTTCTTTGATGCGTCAATTAACCGCATTGCCGCGTGGGTCATCGGGACTCGTAACGCGCAAAAAGCGCTATTGAAAGCCCTGCTTGAACCCACAGCAACACTCAAACGTGCGGAGCAATCTTTTGATTACACCACCCGTTTAGCACTCCTTGAAGAAAACCATTCTCAACCATGGAACGCAGTATGGGATTACTTCTGCTGGAAACAAGGTGCACCTGTTGGTCAAGAGTGGTTACCCCTAGTTAAAGACTACGAAGCGACGGTTCTCGCTGCTCGTTAATGCTATTTCGTGAAACACCGTATTTCGGCTCAGAGTGAGACCGAAATACGGATTAAACCCTACAAAATAATAAGGAAAATAGTATGTCTGTTGTCGCCGGTATTGGTTGGCACTTAGTCGGGGCCGCGTCTGCAGCCGCCTTCTATGCGCCATATAAAAAGGTTCAAGGTTGGTCATGGGAATTGATGTGGTCAATCGGTGGTTTGTTCTCATGGATCATCATGCCATGGCTGGTCACTATGTTACTGGTGCCCAATCTTGGTGAATTTTATTCGAATATCCCGATATCGACATTCGCTATGTTGATGTTCTGCGGTGCGATGTGGGGGATTGGTAACATCACTTATGGGTTGACCATGCGCTACCTTGGTCTATCGATGGGGATTGGGATTGCTATCGGTCTTAACTTAGCGGTTGGCACTTTATTACCACCACTGATTCGTGGTCAATTGGGTGAACTGATTCATTCACACGGTGGCTCACTCACTATGCTGGGCATTGCCATTGCCCTAGTGGGTATTGCGATCGTGACTTATGCGGGTAATGCAAAAGAGAAAGCCATTGGCGAACGTGCGCAAGAGTTCAATCTGCGTAAAGGGGTCATGTTGGCGATCGTTTGTGGCATTTTCTCAGCTGGCTTTGCGTTTGGCTTAGATGCTGCCGGTCCTATCAAAGCGCAATCAGAAGCATTAGGTATCAACTATCTTTATGTCGCAATGCCTGCCTACGGTTTCATTATGGGTGGTGGCGCTATCGTCAACTTTCTCTTCTGTGGCTACAACATTTTTACCAATCGCGAGATTTCTGTTCGTCACGACTTGTCACTGAGTAAATCACTCATGACTCGCAACCTGCTCTTCACCGCCATGGGCGGCATCATGTGGTATTTGCAATTTTTCTTCTATGGCTGGGGTGAAGCGTCTGTTCCTGCCCGTTTGGGGTACATCAACTGGATGTTGCATATGTCTGGTTACGTTCTATTTGGTGGGGTTATCGGTTTGATCATGGCGGAATGGAAAGGGGTGGGTACTCGCCCAGTGCGCATCTTGATTGCTGGCCTATTGGTGATTATTGGCGCTGCTAACGTCGTTGGTTTAGGCATGGCTGCTTAGGAGAAACATTATGATTCGTAAAACATTTGTTATGTACGTTAACCCAGATTGTCATCAAATTTATGAACAGCGCCACAACGAGTTGTGGCAAGGGATGAAGGATGTGCTCAAAGAGCATGGCGGCCATAACTATTCAATCCATTTGTTTGCTGAGCAGAACTTACTGTTTGGCTATGTAGAAATTGAAAACGAGGCGCAATGGGAAGCTGTCAGCGAGACCGCGATTTGCCGTGAATGGTGGGATTACATGCAAGATGTGATGGCCACCAACAGCGACCATTCTCCAATTAGCAAACCATTGAAAGAGGTTTTTTATTTAAAATGATTACATTAAATCAAGCGGTTCAACATGAAATCGACAAAGTACAAGAAGTCTCTCAGTATTTGTGGCAAAAAGAGTGGGCTGAACGCAATGGTGGCAACATTTCTGTTGATTTAACCGATATCTTTGGTCCTGTGACAGGCATCAGCTCCCTGCAAGAGCAGGCTCTGCCACTGCAATTGCCGCTAAGTGCTGCACATCGAATCTATTTCGTAAAAGGGACAGGGCAACGAATTCGTGAGTTGCGCGATCCAAGTTATGCTGGTTGTGTTTTGCAGATCAATGCGAGTGCCAATGGCTACGTGATTCTTTGGGGAGGAAGCGCGAGCCAACATTTTGCACCGACATCTGAATTCATCAGTCATATTAAAATCTTGGAAGCGAAGCGTGCGCACGGTGCACCGGATAAATCGGTGGTCCACACGCATCCTTTAGAATTGATTGCTCTGTCCCATCATCCAGATATTTCTACCAGCAGTGATCTTTTCACCTATACCTGCTGGAAGATGCTGCCAGAAGTGCGCGCTTTTGTACCAAAAGGGATTGCGATGATTCCTTACTGTTTGCCTTCTTCCGAAGAGTTGGCAGACCGTACAACGCAAGCGCTATTGGAGCATGATGTGGCGATTTGGGAAAAGCATGGCGCGACAGCCTCTGGTGCTGATGTATTGCAAGCCTTTGACTATATTGATGTCTCAAACAAAGGGGCAAAACTGTATCTTATGTGCCTAGCTTCGGGTTATGAACCGCAGGGGGTTAGCCGAGAAAATATGGAGATTTTGAAGCGCGAGTTTCATCTTTAACAACACAATATTTAATTTAAATAAAAGGCCGTTCTTAGAGCGGCCTTTTTGTTTTAAGGTATTGATTAAAAATGAAATATGGTTGGAAATTTGTGCTACGTGACACTGTTAACAAACTGACAATTTGTTGCTCAGAACGGAAGGCAGGATGAGATAAATATCGCATCTTAACCGCAGCAAATGTGGAGAATAGCGAGAGGACATTAATGAGGCAAACGGTATGCTATTTTTATCATCGGAAGAGTACGTTGGTAATGCGGGAAACATTCGTGTTCTATCACGCCAACCGCAGCTGGACTATCCAGAACATTGCCACGATTTTTCGGAATTGGTGCTCGTAAGTAGCGGCAGTGGCACGCATATCGTTAACGGCAAACAGTCGCTGTTACTCCCAAATAGCGTCAGTTGCATCAGCGAAAAAGATTATCACCAGTTTACCGATAACAAAGACGTTTATTTAGTCAATGTCCTTTACAGTAAACGTGATTTGCACATTAACCAACGTTGTGCGCAAGTGATTGAACAATTAGAGCAGCAGACGCGACAATTTTTTATCACTCACGACGCGTTTCAACCATTATTTCAATTAGCTCAAGCCATTGAACGTGAACAGCAGACAGGGTTTAAAAATGGTGATGTGATGATCACGGTGCTGTTCGAACAATTATTGCTGTGTATCGATCGACTTGATGCCCGAATGTTAGAAAACTCACCAGTGATGAACGCGATTGTCTATCTCTCTAATCATTACATGGAGTCGGATCTTTCTGTCGGTGCCGTGTGTGACAAGTTTACTGTACCAGCCAAAATATTAGGTAAAGAGATTACCCGCCTGACTGGATTATCAACCAATAAATTCATTAATCACTTACGTATTCGCCATGCGATGCGTGAGCTGGAGTTAGGCGAGAGCGTTACTGAGGTCGCGTTTAATTGCGGTTATACCGACAGCAATTATTTCAGCTCCAAGTTCAAAGCGGTGACCGGAGCGACGCCAACCGGCTATCTAAAGCAAATTCAATCTCGTTAGTCGACATCGGGTGCAATATTTACCACCAAGCCATCGATTTCTGTTGAATCGGTCTGCGTGATTGTATTCTCCAGCCTCCTTCTCTATAATCCCTAGCGCTTAAGGGAGTAGCCTTCTTTATCGACTTATCCATCGGGTAAGGGATAAAGAGTGATCATCAACAGTCTCCGAGCTATATGCTTGTGGTGATCACATTCCTCTGGTTTGGCAAGACTTAAGCAGATGTTCTAACGCGGGTAGGGGTTAGAGGGTCTGCTTTAAGTTCATGTCCTACCCAAGGAATGTGTCTATAGTGCTGCAACCGAAACGCTTCTTTAGTCAAAATCTTTTATTTGACGTCGCCTTTCTCTCTCACTGACACCTTCTAAACTTACTGTGCTTAATGTCGTCGGCATTAGGTGACGAGTCACTTTTCTAAGAGAAATGAGCAATGTTAACTGCAATACTCGCCATCATATTGGGTTTCGTTTTATTGGTTTGGAGTGCGGACAAATTTGTAGAGAGCGCCTCTGCAACAGCTTTCCACGCCGGTATGCCACCGCTATTGATCGGTATGTTGATCGTCGGGTTTGGTACTTCAGCACCAGAAATGGTGGTATCAGCCATGGCGGCTTTAGAAGGATCTCCAGCACTTGCGTTAGGTAATGCACTGGGTTCAAACGTCGTCAATATCAGCTTAGTCCTTGGCTTTGCTGCAATGATTACTCCGCTAACGGTTCAATCAAAAATTGTCACAAAAGAGTTGCCACTGCTAATGGTAGTCGTATTGGCTCTCGGTGTGATGTTGTGGAACCACACACTGTCACAAATGGAAGCGTGGATTCTATTAGCCGGTTTCTGTGCAGTGGTCTTTTGGTCGATTCACAGTGGTATGAAAAACAAAGGTGATGCCCTAGAAGAAGACGCTCTTGATGACCTTAAATCCAATCCCATGTCAC is a window of Vibrio porteresiae DSM 19223 DNA encoding:
- the rhaM gene encoding L-rhamnose mutarotase; the protein is MIRKTFVMYVNPDCHQIYEQRHNELWQGMKDVLKEHGGHNYSIHLFAEQNLLFGYVEIENEAQWEAVSETAICREWWDYMQDVMATNSDHSPISKPLKEVFYLK
- the rhaB gene encoding rhamnulokinase, which encodes MKTVIAIDLGASSGRVMAGHFSQGKISLEEAHRFPNQQVIRDGHSCWDLYSILEEIKVGINKVVATYPDVCSLGIDTWGVDFVLLDQFGTHLGEFVSYRDARTQGVGAAMQQHLSANDIYAISGIQFLSFNTINQLKAIVDSQPQWLDKVDTLLFIPDYLNYKLCGVKHCEYTNASTSQLLDCAQKTWSVELINACGAKAQWFLPPQMPNRLIGQYQLGDVTIPVCSVASHDTASAVAATPLHNSETAYLSSGTWSLIGIESLTPCLSEKAFSYNLTNEGGVDGRYRVLKNIMGLWLIQRIKAENPSLTFSDIKLLAQNATPFAFILNPNDDLFLNPTSMTQAIKQWFEDRQQAAPQTLAQIVRCIYDSLALAYSDALTQLSDVLGKPIQELRIVGGGTQDNLLNQLCADVCEIPVSTEPTEASALGNVINQFIALDVISCLEEGRQIIDSCSDVKRYQPTPIPQLQQIKMQYQLLK
- a CDS encoding L-rhamnose/proton symporter RhaT; protein product: MSVVAGIGWHLVGAASAAAFYAPYKKVQGWSWELMWSIGGLFSWIIMPWLVTMLLVPNLGEFYSNIPISTFAMLMFCGAMWGIGNITYGLTMRYLGLSMGIGIAIGLNLAVGTLLPPLIRGQLGELIHSHGGSLTMLGIAIALVGIAIVTYAGNAKEKAIGERAQEFNLRKGVMLAIVCGIFSAGFAFGLDAAGPIKAQSEALGINYLYVAMPAYGFIMGGGAIVNFLFCGYNIFTNREISVRHDLSLSKSLMTRNLLFTAMGGIMWYLQFFFYGWGEASVPARLGYINWMLHMSGYVLFGGVIGLIMAEWKGVGTRPVRILIAGLLVIIGAANVVGLGMAA
- a CDS encoding flavodoxin family protein; amino-acid sequence: MSNTVVVYFSGYGHTKKVAEYVAKGANAKQIAISAEGDITDADWDTLNAADAIIFGAPTYMGNYPWQFKKFADASSKIWFNQGWKDKVFGGFTNSASLNGDKQVTMIALQTLASQHGGVWVSLGLPPSNTLAATRQDVNNLGASVGVLVQSPSDAGDDAIPAGDLETARLYGERVAAVAARLK
- a CDS encoding DEAD/DEAH box helicase; the encoded protein is MSFEQLGLSQNVIQALKALNYPKPTRIQNQAIPPILAGKNVIAASQTGTGKTAAYLLPIIERLRQGETQRKKRVRALILVPTRELALQVAKSIDDYCLFTSLKGMAAFGGVDDKSQKQALIEGRDILVATPGRLLDLYGQHAVHFEEVETVVLDEADRMLDMGFIDDINKILDRLPEQIQQLLFSATLSNKVRDLAKSAVHDAHEISIAAKDASKSNIEQWIITVDKDTKSALLSHLIKENQWKQALIFIETKHGAAKLSDQLAKRGIHAEAFHSGRSQAVRNQLLEQFKAGEIAYLIATGVGARGIDIDQLERVINYDLPFPADEYIHRIGRTGRADAKGEAISLVSKDNFKNLCMIESRLGHLLERREVEGFTPKKPVPISILNYVPKNKRPTKDEQ
- a CDS encoding L-rhamnose isomerase, which gives rise to MKEEYITSAYRAAQARFQELDVDTEAAMAQLAQTPISMHCWQGDDVRGFESPDVALSGGIQTTGNYPGAAKTPAQLRADMEQAFAMIPGKKRINLHAIYLDCEEKVERDQLEPKHFASWVEWAKQQKVGLDFNPTLFSHPLADDGFTLSHPDEKVRQFWIDHVKVCRKISAYFGKELGTPSVMNIWIPDGMKDQTFDRLAPRQRLLAALDEAISEKIDTKYHIDAVESKLFGIGAEAYTVGSNEFYMGYAATRGTALCLDAGHYHPTEVISDKISACSLYIPHLLLHVTRPVRWDSDHVVAFDDETQAIMREIVRNQLQDRVSIGLDFFDASINRIAAWVIGTRNAQKALLKALLEPTATLKRAEQSFDYTTRLALLEENHSQPWNAVWDYFCWKQGAPVGQEWLPLVKDYEATVLAAR
- a CDS encoding DUF1289 domain-containing protein, which codes for MEQLEFFTVPSPCVGVCTVDDKGYCQGCMRKREERFNWLTMTPAQQLYVIKLCKQRYRRKVSQSQSQPEKTNQSDSPQQELF
- a CDS encoding META domain-containing protein, producing the protein MKLSSKSLLAATVGALVLSGCANHGDAPITAKDLEGHRWQLVKIDDQAVKPDPRNSTPFLQFSEKMMASGNAGCNDFFGQGELKKNNQFRIEKMSMTMKMCIGDVMDSEFSVQQSLGDWNKVTLKENVLTLKNDVHTLEFKEVAKK
- a CDS encoding aromatic amino acid transport family protein, which gives rise to MKESQETTSFSVTQTQSSTWTKHDTHWLLSLFGTAVGAGILFLPINLGIGGFWPLIIMALIAFPMTYLAHRGLARFVLSSKQEPTDFTDVVDEHFGPKAGRLISWLYFLSIFPILLIYGVGLTNTVDSFLVNQAGFASPERWLLSGSMIFVLIAIMLGGEKLMLRAFAAMVYPLAATLLALSFYLIPYWHAPTLAMPAWGDFGRTVWLAIPVVVFSFSHAAAISSFANTQRRHYRRQAVEKSEQILRNTSVLLIIFVLLFVFSCVFSLSPAELAQAKAQNISVLTYLANVTDNPFIASLGPLVAFVAITSSFLGHFLGARESINGLLGKHFNLNAKVADKLGIAILFVSIWIAAVMNPSILGMMEALSGPVIAMILFLMPMLAVFKVPGLKQYRHHMSTYFILFTGALAVSAILYNLLF